From the genome of Streptococcus marmotae, one region includes:
- the deoD gene encoding purine-nucleoside phosphorylase has product MSIHIGAKVGEIADKILLPGDPLRAKFIAENFLEDAVLFNEIRGMYGYTGTYKGERVSVMGTGMGMPSISIYVRELIVDYGVKRLIRVGTAGSLNPDVHVRELVLVQAAATNSNIIRNDWPMYDFPQIASFNLLDKAYHIAKELGMTTHVGSVLSSDVFYSNFAEQNIKLGTMGVHAVEMEAAALYYLAAQHGVEALGIMTISDSLVNPDEDTTAEERQTTFTDMMTVGLETLISK; this is encoded by the coding sequence ATGTCTATTCATATTGGAGCAAAAGTTGGCGAGATTGCTGACAAGATTTTATTACCGGGTGACCCTTTGCGGGCAAAATTCATCGCAGAAAATTTCTTAGAAGATGCGGTGTTGTTCAACGAAATTCGTGGCATGTATGGCTACACGGGGACTTACAAAGGGGAGCGTGTGAGCGTGATGGGAACAGGGATGGGAATGCCGTCTATTTCTATCTATGTGCGTGAGTTGATTGTGGACTATGGTGTAAAACGCTTGATTCGTGTGGGGACCGCAGGTTCACTCAATCCAGATGTCCATGTCCGTGAATTGGTCTTGGTACAAGCAGCAGCGACCAATTCAAACATCATTCGCAACGATTGGCCTATGTATGACTTCCCACAGATTGCTAGTTTCAATCTGCTGGACAAGGCCTATCATATTGCTAAAGAATTAGGTATGACCACGCATGTGGGCTCTGTCTTGTCGTCTGATGTCTTTTACTCAAACTTTGCTGAGCAAAATATCAAGTTAGGCACCATGGGCGTTCATGCTGTTGAAATGGAAGCAGCAGCCCTTTACTACCTTGCTGCACAACATGGTGTAGAAGCCCTAGGCATTATGACCATTTCAGATAGCCTTGTTAATCCAGATGAAGATACAACAGCAGAAGAACGTCAAACAACCTTCACAGATATGATGACAGTTGGTCTTGAAACACTGATTTCTAAGTAA
- a CDS encoding LemA family protein, whose product MNKKLLYILLPILAIVFVAVGAIGQYNGLVDSYAEVENAQSNVDTQLQRRYDLIPNVVSSVKGAMEHETEVFTAIADARAKIGSSKQGSAEYKEGQSQLDSAVSRLLVLTENYPQLNSNQQVSDLITELEGTENRLLVARKDFNAIATAYNKKIKRFPTSIYAGIFGYEKVDLFQATSDAATTVPSVNLGDK is encoded by the coding sequence ATGAACAAAAAATTACTCTATATTTTACTTCCCATTTTAGCGATTGTTTTTGTTGCAGTGGGAGCCATTGGTCAATACAATGGTCTTGTCGATAGCTATGCTGAGGTTGAAAATGCCCAGTCTAATGTCGATACCCAGTTGCAACGCCGGTATGACTTAATTCCAAACGTTGTTTCTTCTGTAAAAGGAGCAATGGAGCATGAGACAGAAGTCTTTACAGCTATTGCTGATGCGCGTGCTAAAATCGGATCTAGCAAACAAGGTTCTGCCGAATATAAGGAAGGTCAAAGTCAGCTCGATTCAGCGGTTTCTCGACTCCTCGTCCTCACAGAGAATTATCCGCAACTTAATTCGAATCAACAAGTGTCCGACTTAATCACAGAGCTTGAAGGAACAGAAAATCGTCTCTTGGTTGCTCGTAAAGATTTTAATGCTATTGCGACAGCCTACAATAAGAAAATCAAACGGTTCCCAACCAGCATTTACGCAGGAATCTTTGGTTATGAGAAAGTAGATTTATTCCAAGCGACATCGGATGCCGCAACAACTGTCCCAAGTGTCAATCTTGGGGATAAATAA
- the rpiA gene encoding ribose-5-phosphate isomerase RpiA, whose amino-acid sequence MLNLKEQVGIKAAEFVTDGMIVGLGTGSTAYYFVQELGRRVQEEGLSIVGVTTSSATSEHAASLGIPLKSIDEVAYVDITVDGADEVDAAFNGIKGGGAALLMEKIVAVNSKDCIWIVDESKVVETLGAFKLPVEVVQYGAENLFRKFEEKGYRPSFRMKDGEKLVTDMKNYIIDLDLKEIADAEVLADELDQTVGVVEHGLFIQLISKVIVGYPDGPRLLEKR is encoded by the coding sequence ATGCTAAATTTGAAAGAGCAGGTGGGGATAAAAGCTGCTGAATTTGTGACAGATGGAATGATTGTGGGTCTTGGAACGGGGTCTACTGCTTATTATTTTGTACAGGAGTTAGGACGCCGTGTTCAGGAAGAAGGATTGTCCATCGTTGGTGTAACGACGTCCAGTGCTACGTCCGAGCACGCTGCTTCTCTAGGAATTCCTTTAAAATCCATTGATGAGGTAGCCTATGTAGATATCACAGTTGATGGTGCTGATGAAGTGGATGCTGCTTTTAATGGGATTAAAGGTGGTGGTGCTGCTCTTTTAATGGAAAAAATTGTTGCAGTCAATAGCAAGGATTGCATTTGGATTGTGGATGAGTCAAAAGTTGTTGAAACGTTAGGAGCCTTTAAATTACCAGTTGAAGTGGTTCAGTATGGCGCTGAAAATCTCTTTCGGAAATTTGAAGAAAAAGGCTATCGCCCAAGTTTCCGTATGAAAGACGGAGAAAAACTCGTGACCGATATGAAAAACTACATCATTGACTTAGACTTAAAAGAGATTGCCGATGCGGAAGTCCTTGCCGATGAATTAGACCAGACAGTGGGTGTCGTAGAGCACGGCCTCTTTATCCAGTTGATTTCAAAAGTTATCGTAGGCTACCCAGACGGGCCACGCTTACTTGAAAAACGATGA
- a CDS encoding ABC-F family ATP-binding cassette domain-containing protein, producing MSILEVKNLSHGFGDRAIFENVSFRLLKGEHIGLVGANGEGKSTFMSIVTGQLHPDEGKVEWSRYVTAGYLDQHAKLEKGQSVRDVLRTAFDELFKTEERINEIYLSMADENADIDVLMEEVGELQDRLESRDFYTLDAKIDEVARALGVMDFGMDSDVTELSGGQRTKILLAKLLLEKPDILLLDEPTNYLDAEHIDWLKRYLQNYENAFVLISHDIPFLNDVINIVYHVENQQLTRYSGDYYQFQEVHAMKRAQLEAAYERQQKEIADLQDFVNRNKARVATRNMAMSRQKKLDKMEIIELQAEKPKPSFDFKMARTPSRFIFQTKDLEIGYDRVLNRKPLNLTFERNKKIAIIGANGIGKSTLLKSLLGLIPSLGGQVEQGEYLEIGYFEQEAASGNRQTPLEAVWDAFPALNQAEIRAALARCGLTSKHIESQIQVLSGGEQAKVRFCLLMNRENNVLILDEPTNHLDVDAKDELKRALQAYKGSILMVCHEPDFYQGWVDDVWDFNEM from the coding sequence GTGAGTATTTTAGAAGTAAAAAATTTAAGTCATGGCTTTGGAGATCGTGCCATTTTTGAAAATGTCTCCTTTCGCCTTTTAAAAGGCGAGCATATCGGACTCGTAGGAGCAAATGGAGAAGGGAAATCAACCTTCATGTCCATTGTGACAGGTCAATTGCATCCAGACGAGGGAAAAGTTGAGTGGTCCCGCTATGTTACAGCAGGGTATCTGGACCAGCATGCGAAACTCGAAAAAGGGCAATCTGTGCGTGATGTGTTACGAACCGCTTTTGATGAATTGTTTAAGACAGAAGAGCGCATCAATGAGATTTACCTATCTATGGCAGATGAAAATGCTGACATAGATGTCCTTATGGAAGAAGTTGGGGAATTACAAGATCGCTTGGAAAGTCGTGATTTTTATACCTTGGATGCCAAGATTGATGAAGTGGCTCGTGCTTTAGGAGTCATGGATTTTGGGATGGATAGCGATGTTACGGAGTTATCTGGTGGACAAAGGACTAAGATTTTATTAGCCAAGCTCTTGCTTGAAAAACCGGATATTCTACTGCTTGATGAGCCGACCAACTATTTGGATGCGGAGCATATTGACTGGCTCAAACGCTATTTGCAAAATTATGAAAATGCCTTTGTTTTGATTTCCCATGATATTCCATTTTTAAATGACGTGATTAATATTGTCTACCATGTGGAAAATCAACAATTAACGCGCTACTCAGGTGACTATTACCAGTTCCAAGAAGTACATGCCATGAAGCGTGCCCAGTTAGAAGCAGCCTATGAGCGTCAGCAAAAAGAAATTGCCGACCTTCAGGACTTTGTCAACCGTAATAAGGCTCGTGTTGCCACCCGTAATATGGCCATGTCTCGCCAGAAAAAACTTGATAAAATGGAGATTATTGAGCTACAGGCTGAGAAACCAAAACCGTCCTTTGATTTTAAAATGGCACGAACTCCGAGTCGCTTTATCTTTCAGACCAAAGATTTGGAAATTGGCTATGACCGTGTTCTCAATCGCAAGCCACTAAATCTGACCTTTGAACGCAATAAGAAAATTGCCATTATCGGAGCGAATGGGATAGGAAAATCTACCTTGCTAAAAAGTTTATTAGGCTTGATTCCGTCCTTAGGTGGTCAGGTTGAGCAGGGAGAGTATCTAGAAATTGGTTACTTTGAACAAGAGGCAGCTAGTGGTAACCGTCAAACACCACTCGAAGCAGTCTGGGACGCCTTTCCTGCCCTCAATCAGGCGGAAATCCGTGCAGCCTTGGCTCGTTGCGGTCTGACATCCAAGCACATTGAAAGCCAGATTCAGGTCTTATCAGGAGGAGAGCAGGCCAAGGTGCGTTTCTGTCTTTTGATGAATCGTGAAAACAATGTCTTGATTTTGGATGAGCCGACCAACCACTTGGATGTCGATGCTAAGGATGAATTAAAGCGTGCCCTGCAAGCCTATAAAGGTTCGATTCTCATGGTCTGCCACGAGCCTGATTTCTACCAAGGATGGGTGGATGATGTCTGGGATTTTAATGAGATGTAA
- a CDS encoding ClbS/DfsB family four-helix bundle protein, with translation MKKYESKAALLAEIEKKADLFIGEFSVISEQDKDLLLDGVDRSPAQMLAYQLGWLKLLQGWEKDEQAGLDVITPHRDFKWNQLGGLYQQFYREYADYSLQELMTQFEKEVGAILEQVNRYTDEELFQPEIRKWASSTPSKWSVWKWIHINTVAPFTNFRTKIRKWKKEYQTKEKEKRCH, from the coding sequence ATGAAAAAATATGAATCCAAGGCAGCCTTACTAGCAGAAATAGAGAAAAAAGCCGACCTCTTTATTGGAGAATTTTCGGTGATTTCTGAGCAGGACAAGGATTTGCTGCTAGACGGGGTGGATCGCAGTCCAGCCCAGATGCTTGCCTATCAATTAGGTTGGTTGAAACTGTTGCAAGGCTGGGAAAAGGATGAGCAGGCAGGACTTGACGTGATTACACCGCATAGAGACTTTAAGTGGAATCAGCTCGGCGGACTCTATCAGCAATTTTATAGAGAGTATGCAGACTACTCTTTGCAAGAGTTGATGACGCAGTTTGAAAAAGAGGTGGGCGCTATCTTAGAGCAGGTAAATCGCTACACCGATGAGGAATTGTTTCAGCCAGAAATCAGAAAATGGGCTAGTTCAACGCCCAGCAAGTGGTCTGTTTGGAAATGGATTCATATCAATACCGTTGCACCCTTTACTAACTTTCGAACAAAGATTCGGAAGTGGAAGAAAGAATATCAAACTAAGGAGAAAGAAAAAAGATGTCATTAA
- the glmM gene encoding phosphoglucosamine mutase — translation MGKYFGTDGVRGEANVELTPELAFKLGRFGGYVLSQHETETPRVFVGRDTRISGQMLEAALVAGLLSAGIHVYKLGVIATPGVAYLVRTEKASAGVMISASHNPAQDNGIKFFAGDGFKLDDALEAEIEALLDAEEDTLPRPSAQGLGDVVDYPEGLRKYQEFLVSTGFDLEGMKVALDTANGAASTSARQVFADLSAQLAVMAEKPDGLNINDGVGSTHPEALQELVKETGSQIGLAFDGDSDRLIAVDEKGELVDGDRIMYIIGKYLADRGLLAQQTIVTTVMSNLGFHKALDREGIAKAVTAVGDRYVVEEMRKSGYNVGGEQSGHVILMDYNTTGDGQLTAVQLTKIMKETGKNLSELASEVTIYPQKLVNIRVENSMKDQAMEVEAIAAIIEKMENEMAGNGRILVRPSGTEPLLRVMAEAPTDAEVDYYVDTIADVVRAEIGID, via the coding sequence ATGGGAAAATATTTTGGAACAGACGGTGTTCGTGGAGAAGCAAATGTTGAATTGACGCCAGAATTAGCCTTTAAACTAGGCCGTTTTGGTGGCTATGTATTGAGTCAACATGAAACCGAAACACCACGGGTGTTCGTTGGCCGTGATACGCGCATCTCAGGACAAATGTTAGAAGCAGCCCTAGTAGCAGGCCTTTTGTCTGCTGGGATTCATGTCTACAAGCTAGGTGTGATTGCAACTCCAGGCGTGGCTTATTTGGTGCGGACTGAAAAAGCAAGCGCAGGGGTTATGATTTCAGCGAGCCATAATCCTGCCCAAGATAACGGAATCAAATTCTTTGCAGGTGATGGCTTTAAGTTAGATGATGCATTAGAAGCAGAAATTGAAGCACTCCTTGATGCGGAAGAAGATACCCTACCTCGTCCGTCTGCTCAAGGTCTAGGAGATGTGGTCGATTATCCAGAAGGTCTTAGAAAATACCAGGAATTTCTTGTTTCTACAGGATTTGATTTAGAGGGAATGAAGGTAGCTCTTGATACAGCAAATGGTGCAGCCAGTACCTCTGCTCGTCAGGTCTTTGCAGATTTGAGTGCGCAATTAGCTGTTATGGCAGAAAAACCAGACGGTCTAAATATCAATGATGGTGTCGGCTCAACCCACCCTGAAGCCTTACAGGAGTTAGTTAAAGAAACAGGCAGTCAAATTGGTCTAGCCTTTGACGGAGATAGCGATCGCTTGATTGCAGTTGATGAAAAAGGTGAGTTGGTTGATGGTGATCGCATTATGTATATCATCGGTAAATACTTGGCAGATCGTGGATTACTGGCGCAACAGACCATTGTAACGACAGTCATGTCAAACCTTGGCTTCCACAAGGCTTTGGACCGAGAAGGGATTGCTAAAGCTGTAACGGCTGTTGGTGACCGCTATGTGGTCGAAGAAATGCGCAAGTCAGGCTACAATGTCGGCGGTGAGCAGTCTGGTCACGTTATCCTTATGGATTATAATACGACAGGAGATGGCCAGTTGACAGCTGTTCAATTGACCAAAATCATGAAAGAAACTGGGAAAAACCTGTCTGAATTGGCTAGTGAAGTCACCATCTATCCACAAAAATTAGTCAATATTCGTGTTGAAAATAGCATGAAAGATCAGGCGATGGAAGTTGAAGCAATTGCTGCAATTATTGAAAAAATGGAGAATGAAATGGCTGGTAATGGTCGGATTCTTGTCCGTCCAAGTGGAACAGAACCGCTTTTACGAGTTATGGCAGAAGCTCCGACCGATGCAGAAGTGGATTACTATGTTGATACGATTGCTGATGTGGTGAGAGCAGAGATTGGTATTGATTAG
- a CDS encoding TPM domain-containing protein, giving the protein MKKGVRWIVGLFLIPLMFLLFTPSVYAQVPDRPLESTVLDETHSLSSDTIQAIDSENHAWKSTTEQLQVGVYMTDSLSGDIESLANEVFRKWQVGFSGTNNGVLLVIALEDRKFRIETSDNAATVLTDVEARRILEDARSFFREGDYNGGVHYIVDAIGDAFYGTNRAQARMDEFEEEHSDDDSVFAVVPILIVVIVMAIILKGSGRGGRGGRGGGGDLLLWMLLNSSSSSSDHSSGSSGSGSGGWSGGGGGGGGASSGW; this is encoded by the coding sequence ATGAAGAAAGGTGTACGTTGGATTGTCGGATTGTTCCTAATCCCTCTGATGTTCCTGCTGTTTACTCCCTCCGTGTATGCCCAAGTCCCTGATAGACCGCTAGAGTCAACGGTGCTAGATGAGACCCATTCCCTATCAAGTGACACCATTCAAGCCATTGATAGTGAGAATCATGCTTGGAAATCAACGACCGAGCAACTTCAGGTCGGGGTCTATATGACAGATTCCCTTTCAGGAGATATCGAATCTTTAGCGAATGAAGTGTTTCGCAAATGGCAGGTCGGCTTTTCAGGTACCAATAATGGTGTGCTTCTTGTCATCGCACTTGAAGATCGTAAGTTTCGGATAGAGACCTCAGATAATGCTGCAACTGTGTTGACAGATGTCGAAGCGCGACGCATCTTAGAGGACGCGCGTAGTTTTTTCCGAGAAGGGGATTACAACGGCGGTGTCCACTATATTGTGGATGCCATTGGCGATGCCTTTTATGGAACAAATAGGGCTCAAGCACGTATGGATGAGTTTGAAGAAGAACATAGCGATGATGATTCTGTCTTTGCAGTTGTTCCAATCTTAATTGTCGTGATTGTCATGGCTATCATCTTAAAGGGCAGTGGTAGAGGAGGTCGTGGTGGCCGCGGCGGTGGTGGAGACTTGCTTCTATGGATGTTGCTCAACAGCTCTAGCAGTTCTAGTGATCATTCCTCAGGATCATCTGGATCCGGCAGTGGTGGCTGGTCTGGTGGCGGCGGAGGCGGAGGCGGTGCCTCATCTGGTTGGTAA
- a CDS encoding purine-nucleoside phosphorylase, which produces MSLMENIQETKNFLEAKGLTAPEFGLILGSGLGELADEVENAIVIDYAEIPNWGKSTVVGHAGKLVYGDLAGKKVLALQGRFHFYEGNPMEVVTFPVRVMKSLGCHSIIVTNAAGGIGYGPGTLMMINDHINMIGTNPLIGENLDEFGPRFPDMSDAYSKDYRAKAKEIAEKIGVQVEEGVYLGVSGPTYETPAEIRAYQTMGASAVGMSTVPEVIVAVHSGMKVLGISAITNYAAGFQSSLNHEEVVEVTTRIKEDFKGFIKAVLAGL; this is translated from the coding sequence ATGTCATTAATGGAAAACATTCAAGAAACAAAGAACTTTTTGGAAGCAAAAGGGCTTACAGCGCCAGAATTTGGCTTGATTTTGGGGTCTGGCTTGGGCGAATTGGCTGATGAAGTAGAAAATGCGATTGTCATTGACTATGCAGAGATTCCAAACTGGGGTAAATCGACTGTTGTCGGTCACGCTGGTAAATTAGTTTATGGAGACTTGGCGGGTAAGAAAGTGTTGGCTCTTCAAGGACGTTTCCACTTCTATGAAGGAAATCCAATGGAAGTCGTTACTTTCCCAGTTCGGGTGATGAAGTCACTTGGCTGTCATAGTATCATCGTGACAAACGCAGCAGGTGGTATTGGCTATGGCCCAGGAACTCTTATGATGATCAATGACCACATCAACATGATTGGGACCAATCCGCTCATTGGTGAAAACTTGGATGAATTTGGTCCACGCTTCCCAGATATGTCAGATGCTTACAGCAAGGATTACCGTGCCAAAGCGAAAGAAATTGCAGAGAAGATTGGTGTTCAGGTAGAAGAAGGTGTCTATCTAGGTGTGTCTGGTCCAACTTATGAAACACCAGCGGAAATCCGTGCCTACCAAACCATGGGCGCTTCTGCGGTCGGTATGTCAACTGTACCAGAAGTCATTGTGGCCGTGCATTCAGGGATGAAAGTTTTAGGAATTTCAGCGATTACTAACTATGCAGCTGGGTTCCAAAGTTCACTCAATCATGAAGAGGTCGTCGAAGTGACAACACGCATTAAGGAAGATTTCAAAGGCTTCATCAAAGCAGTCTTGGCAGGTTTATAA
- a CDS encoding uracil-DNA glycosylase family protein, with protein MLDLEEIRAAIMADPDNQAYTEKGIQPLFQVDSRARIVIVGQAPGLKAQERSRLFADPSGERLRAWLGVDEERFYQSGQIAILPMDFYYPGKGKSGDLPPRKGFAEKWHPELFSMMPQLELTLLIGQYAQEYYLRDRRKRTLTETVKAYEDYLPQYLPLVHPSPRNNIWQAKNPWFQTELIPRLQENIAQILNK; from the coding sequence ATGCTAGACTTAGAAGAAATACGTGCAGCCATCATGGCAGACCCAGACAATCAAGCTTATACAGAAAAAGGGATTCAGCCCTTGTTTCAGGTAGACAGCAGGGCAAGGATTGTGATTGTTGGTCAAGCACCAGGTTTGAAGGCGCAAGAGCGTAGTCGGCTATTTGCAGATCCGAGTGGGGAGCGCTTGCGTGCTTGGTTAGGTGTGGATGAGGAGAGATTTTACCAGTCAGGACAGATTGCAATTCTACCCATGGATTTTTACTATCCAGGTAAGGGAAAATCAGGCGATTTGCCACCGAGAAAGGGGTTCGCAGAAAAATGGCACCCAGAGTTATTTTCGATGATGCCCCAGCTTGAGTTGACCCTCTTGATTGGTCAATATGCGCAAGAATATTACTTGAGAGACAGACGAAAACGCACATTGACTGAAACAGTCAAAGCCTATGAAGACTATTTACCACAGTATCTACCGCTCGTGCATCCATCTCCACGCAATAATATCTGGCAGGCGAAAAACCCTTGGTTTCAAACGGAGCTCATTCCAAGATTACAGGAAAACATAGCACAAATCTTAAATAAATAG
- a CDS encoding phosphopentomutase: MAKFKRMHVVVLDSVGIGAAPDADQFFNAGEPDTTSDTLGHISETAGLNVPNMAKIGLGNIERTTPLKTVAAEENPTGYVTKLEEVSRGKDTMTGHWEIMGLNITDPFDTFWDGFPEELLQKIEAFSGRKIIREANKPYSGTAVIDDFGPRQMETGELIVYTSADPVLQIAAHEDIIPLEELYKICEYARSITLERPSLLGRIIARPYVGTPGNFIRTANRHDYAVSPFAPTVLDNLKAAGIDTYGVGKINDIFNSAGISHDMGHNQSNNHGVDNFIKALQNEDFTKGLSFTNLVDFDAVYGHRRDTAGYRDCLEEFDARLPEIIENLREDDLLMITADHGNDPTYVGTDHTREYVPLLIFGKSLTGAGRIPVGHFADISATIADNFGVEKSQIGESFLDKLV; encoded by the coding sequence ATGGCAAAATTTAAACGTATGCACGTTGTGGTGCTTGATTCCGTAGGGATTGGAGCTGCACCAGATGCAGATCAATTTTTTAATGCAGGAGAGCCAGATACGACGTCAGATACTTTAGGTCATATCTCAGAAACGGCAGGTTTGAATGTCCCAAATATGGCAAAGATTGGTCTGGGCAATATCGAGCGTACTACACCGCTCAAAACCGTTGCTGCTGAGGAAAATCCAACAGGTTATGTGACAAAATTAGAAGAGGTATCACGTGGAAAGGATACTATGACCGGTCACTGGGAAATTATGGGACTTAATATCACTGATCCATTTGATACCTTCTGGGATGGTTTTCCAGAAGAGCTTCTCCAAAAAATTGAAGCATTTTCAGGACGAAAAATCATTCGTGAGGCCAATAAACCGTATTCAGGAACAGCAGTTATTGATGATTTTGGTCCACGCCAAATGGAAACAGGTGAGTTGATTGTCTACACATCTGCCGACCCTGTTCTTCAAATCGCCGCTCACGAGGACATTATTCCACTAGAAGAACTTTATAAAATCTGTGAATACGCACGTTCGATTACACTTGAGCGTCCATCTCTATTAGGTCGCATCATTGCGCGTCCCTATGTGGGAACACCGGGCAATTTCATACGGACTGCTAACCGTCATGACTATGCTGTTTCTCCATTTGCTCCAACCGTGCTTGATAACTTGAAAGCAGCAGGTATTGATACCTACGGTGTTGGAAAGATCAACGACATCTTCAATAGTGCAGGAATTTCCCACGATATGGGTCATAATCAGTCTAACAACCACGGTGTGGATAATTTCATCAAGGCCTTGCAAAATGAAGACTTTACAAAAGGTCTGTCATTTACCAACCTCGTTGACTTTGACGCAGTCTACGGACATCGTCGTGATACAGCAGGCTACCGCGATTGCTTGGAAGAATTTGATGCCCGCTTGCCAGAAATTATTGAAAACCTTCGTGAAGATGACCTCCTCATGATTACGGCTGACCACGGAAATGACCCTACCTATGTCGGAACAGACCACACCCGTGAGTATGTCCCATTGCTCATCTTTGGAAAATCGCTCACAGGTGCAGGCCGTATTCCAGTTGGGCATTTTGCGGACATCTCAGCGACCATTGCGGATAACTTTGGCGTTGAAAAGAGCCAAATTGGAGAAAGTTTCCTAGATAAATTGGTATAA
- the pepV gene encoding dipeptidase PepV, producing the protein MTIDFKAEVEKRREDLLADLFSLLEINSERDDSLADAEHPFGPGPVKALHKFLEIAERDGYPTKNVDNYAGHFEYGDGDEVLGIFAHMDVVPAGSGWHTDPYTPTIKDGKLYARGSSDDKGPTMACYYGLKIIKELGLPISKKVRFVVGTDEESGWADMDYYFEHSGVKEPDFGFSPDAEFPIINGEKGNMTEYLHFAGENSGAARLHTFTGGLRENMVPESATALVSGSLPDLATKLAAFATEYKVAFELVEEDDKYKVTIIGKSAHGASPQSGVNGATYLARFLNQFDFAGPAKDYLAVAGQILFEDHKGEALGVAHTDEKMGALSMNAGVFRFDEVATDNTIALNFRYPKGTSPEEIQAVLKELSVADVTLSEHGHTPHYVPMEDPLVATLLDVYERQTGLHGHEQVIGGGTFGRLLKRGVAYGAMFPGYTDTMHQANEFADVEDLMRAAAIYAEAIYELVK; encoded by the coding sequence ATGACAATTGATTTTAAAGCAGAGGTGGAAAAACGCCGTGAGGATTTACTAGCTGATTTGTTTAGTTTGCTAGAAATCAACTCCGAGAGAGACGATAGCCTAGCAGATGCCGAACATCCATTTGGACCTGGACCTGTCAAAGCCCTCCACAAATTTTTAGAGATTGCGGAGCGTGACGGCTATCCAACTAAGAACGTAGACAACTATGCTGGGCATTTTGAGTACGGTGACGGTGATGAAGTCCTTGGTATCTTTGCCCACATGGATGTAGTGCCAGCAGGAAGCGGCTGGCATACAGATCCTTATACGCCGACCATTAAAGATGGGAAACTCTATGCACGTGGCTCAAGCGATGATAAGGGACCAACCATGGCTTGCTACTATGGTCTCAAAATCATTAAGGAATTAGGCTTGCCGATTTCCAAGAAAGTTCGCTTTGTCGTGGGAACAGATGAAGAATCTGGTTGGGCGGATATGGATTATTACTTTGAGCATAGTGGTGTCAAAGAACCTGATTTTGGTTTCTCACCAGACGCTGAGTTTCCGATTATCAATGGTGAAAAAGGAAATATGACCGAGTATCTTCATTTCGCTGGAGAAAATAGCGGAGCAGCACGTCTGCACACTTTTACAGGCGGCTTGCGTGAAAATATGGTGCCAGAGTCTGCAACAGCCCTCGTATCAGGTAGCTTGCCAGACCTAGCAACTAAATTGGCAGCCTTTGCGACAGAATACAAGGTCGCATTTGAACTTGTTGAAGAAGATGACAAGTACAAAGTGACCATTATTGGAAAATCAGCTCACGGAGCATCTCCACAATCTGGCGTGAATGGGGCAACTTATCTTGCTCGCTTCTTGAACCAGTTTGATTTTGCAGGACCAGCTAAGGATTACCTTGCAGTTGCAGGACAAATCTTGTTTGAAGACCACAAGGGTGAAGCGCTTGGAGTGGCACATACAGATGAGAAAATGGGGGCACTGTCTATGAATGCAGGTGTTTTCCGTTTTGATGAAGTAGCTACTGACAATACCATTGCGCTTAACTTCCGTTATCCAAAAGGCACAAGTCCAGAAGAGATTCAAGCAGTCTTGAAGGAGTTGTCGGTAGCAGATGTAACCTTATCAGAACACGGTCATACTCCGCACTATGTCCCAATGGAAGATCCGTTGGTGGCGACCTTGCTGGATGTCTACGAACGTCAAACAGGTTTACATGGTCATGAACAAGTCATCGGTGGTGGAACCTTTGGCCGTCTCTTGAAACGTGGTGTGGCTTACGGCGCTATGTTCCCTGGTTATACAGATACTATGCACCAAGCCAATGAATTTGCGGATGTAGAAGACCTCATGCGTGCAGCTGCTATTTACGCAGAAGCAATCTATGAATTGGTCAAATAA